Proteins encoded in a region of the Homo sapiens chromosome 9, GRCh38.p14 Primary Assembly genome:
- the TBC1D13 gene encoding TBC1 domain family member 13 isoform X1 yields MSSLHKSRIADFQDVLKEPSIALEKLRELSFSGIPCEGGLRCLCWKILLNYLPLERASWTSILAKQRELYAQFLREMIIQPGIAKANMGVSREDVTFEDHPLNPNPDSRWNTYFKDNEVLLQIDKDVRRLCPDISFFQRATDYPCLLILDPQNEFETLRKRVEQTTLKSQTVARNRSGVTNMSSPHKNSVPSSLNEYEVLPNGCEAHWEVVERILFIYAKLNPGIAYVQGMNEIVGPLYYTFATDPNSEWKEHAEADTFFCFTNLMAEIRDNFIKSLDDSQCGITYKMEKVYSTLKDKDVELYLKLEFLLPDVIRIWDSLFADDNRFDFLLLVCCAMLMLIREQLLEGDFTVNMRLLQDYPITDVCQILQKAKELQDSK; encoded by the exons ATGTCAAGTCTGCACAAGAGCCG AATTGCAGATTTCCAGGATGTCCTGAAGGAGCCCTCAATTGCATTGGAAAAGCTGCGGGAACTCAGCTTTAGTG GCATCCCCTGTGAGGGCGGACTGCGGTGCCTCTGCTGGAAG ATTCTCTTGAACTACCTTCCCTTGGAGAGAGCCTCATGGACCTCCATCCTGGCCAAGCAGAG GGAGCTGTATGCCCAGTTCCTGAGGGAAATGATCATCCAGCCTGGCATTGCCAAGGCCAACATGGGTGTGTCCAGGGAGGATGTGACTTTTGAGGACCAT CCACTCAACCCCAACCCTGACAGCCGGTGGAACACGTACTTCAAGGACAACGAGGTGCTGCTGCAGATCGACAAAGATGTCCG GAGGTTGTGCCCAGACATTTCCTTCTTCCAGAGGGCCACTGACTACCCTTGCCTCCTCATCCTGGACCCCCAGAATGAGTTTGAAACCCTTCGTAAGAGAGTGGAACAGACAACACTGAAATCTCAGACGGTGGCCCGGAACCGGAGTGGGGTCACAAAT atGAGCTCCCCACACAAGAACTCTGTGCCATCATCCCTAAATGAGTATGAGGTGCTGCCCAATGGCTGTGAGGCCCACTGGGAGGTGGTGGAGCGGATCCTGTTCATCTACGCCAAGCTCAACCCTGGCATCGCTTATGTGCAAGGCATGAATGAAATCGTGGGGCCCCTCTACTACACCTTTGCCACCGACCCCAATAGTGAGTGGAAAG AGCACGCCGAGGCAGACACCTTTTTCTGCTTCACCAACCTCATGGCCGAGATCCGGGACAACTTTATCAAGAGCCTGGATGACTCGCAGTGTGGCATCACCTACAAGATGGAGAAGGTTTACTCCACCTTGAAAGATAAGGATGTGGAGCTCTACCTGAAACTG GAGTTCTTGCTGCCTGACGTCATCCGCATCTGGGACTCCCTCTTCGCCGATGACAACCGCTTTGACTTCCTCCTCCTCGTCTGCTGCGCCATGCTCAT GCTGATCCGGGAGCAGTTGCTGGAAGGGGACTTCACTGTGAATATGCGGCTGCTGCAG GACTACCCCATCACAGATGTCTGCCAGATCCTGCAGAAAGCCAAGGAGCTCCAAGACTCAAAGTAG
- the TBC1D13 gene encoding TBC1 domain family member 13 isoform b (isoform b is encoded by transcript variant 2) translates to MSSLHKSRIADFQDVLKEPSIALEKLRELSFSGIPCEGGLRCLCWKILLNYLPLERASWTSILAKQRELYAQFLREMIIQPGIAKANMGVSREDVTFEDHPLNPNPDSRWNTYFKDNEVLLQIDKDVRRLCPDISFFQRATDYPCLLILDPQNEFETLRKRVEQTTLKSQTVARNRSGVTNQEQNIKPQFFAFRWLTLLLSQEFLLPDVIRIWDSLFADDNRFDFLLLVCCAMLMLIREQLLEGDFTVNMRLLQDYPITDVCQILQKAKELQDSK, encoded by the exons ATGTCAAGTCTGCACAAGAGCCG AATTGCAGATTTCCAGGATGTCCTGAAGGAGCCCTCAATTGCATTGGAAAAGCTGCGGGAACTCAGCTTTAGTG GCATCCCCTGTGAGGGCGGACTGCGGTGCCTCTGCTGGAAG ATTCTCTTGAACTACCTTCCCTTGGAGAGAGCCTCATGGACCTCCATCCTGGCCAAGCAGAG GGAGCTGTATGCCCAGTTCCTGAGGGAAATGATCATCCAGCCTGGCATTGCCAAGGCCAACATGGGTGTGTCCAGGGAGGATGTGACTTTTGAGGACCAT CCACTCAACCCCAACCCTGACAGCCGGTGGAACACGTACTTCAAGGACAACGAGGTGCTGCTGCAGATCGACAAAGATGTCCG GAGGTTGTGCCCAGACATTTCCTTCTTCCAGAGGGCCACTGACTACCCTTGCCTCCTCATCCTGGACCCCCAGAATGAGTTTGAAACCCTTCGTAAGAGAGTGGAACAGACAACACTGAAATCTCAGACGGTGGCCCGGAACCGGAGTGGGGTCACAAAT CAAGAGCAGAACATCAAGCCTCAGTTCTTTGCCTTCCGCTGGCTGACACTGCTGCTGTCCCAGGAGTTCTTGCTGCCTGACGTCATCCGCATCTGGGACTCCCTCTTCGCCGATGACAACCGCTTTGACTTCCTCCTCCTCGTCTGCTGCGCCATGCTCAT GCTGATCCGGGAGCAGTTGCTGGAAGGGGACTTCACTGTGAATATGCGGCTGCTGCAG GACTACCCCATCACAGATGTCTGCCAGATCCTGCAGAAAGCCAAGGAGCTCCAAGACTCAAAGTAG
- the TBC1D13 gene encoding TBC1 domain family member 13 isoform X2, whose amino-acid sequence MIIQPGIAKANMGVSREDVTFEDHPLNPNPDSRWNTYFKDNEVLLQIDKDVRRLCPDISFFQRATDYPCLLILDPQNEFETLRKRVEQTTLKSQTVARNRSGVTNMSSPHKNSVPSSLNEYEVLPNGCEAHWEVVERILFIYAKLNPGIAYVQGMNEIVGPLYYTFATDPNSEWKEHAEADTFFCFTNLMAEIRDNFIKSLDDSQCGITYKMEKVYSTLKDKDVELYLKLQEQNIKPQFFAFRWLTLLLSQEFLLPDVIRIWDSLFADDNRFDFLLLVCCAMLMLIREQLLEGDFTVNMRLLQDYPITDVCQILQKAKELQDSK is encoded by the exons ATGATCATCCAGCCTGGCATTGCCAAGGCCAACATGGGTGTGTCCAGGGAGGATGTGACTTTTGAGGACCAT CCACTCAACCCCAACCCTGACAGCCGGTGGAACACGTACTTCAAGGACAACGAGGTGCTGCTGCAGATCGACAAAGATGTCCG GAGGTTGTGCCCAGACATTTCCTTCTTCCAGAGGGCCACTGACTACCCTTGCCTCCTCATCCTGGACCCCCAGAATGAGTTTGAAACCCTTCGTAAGAGAGTGGAACAGACAACACTGAAATCTCAGACGGTGGCCCGGAACCGGAGTGGGGTCACAAAT atGAGCTCCCCACACAAGAACTCTGTGCCATCATCCCTAAATGAGTATGAGGTGCTGCCCAATGGCTGTGAGGCCCACTGGGAGGTGGTGGAGCGGATCCTGTTCATCTACGCCAAGCTCAACCCTGGCATCGCTTATGTGCAAGGCATGAATGAAATCGTGGGGCCCCTCTACTACACCTTTGCCACCGACCCCAATAGTGAGTGGAAAG AGCACGCCGAGGCAGACACCTTTTTCTGCTTCACCAACCTCATGGCCGAGATCCGGGACAACTTTATCAAGAGCCTGGATGACTCGCAGTGTGGCATCACCTACAAGATGGAGAAGGTTTACTCCACCTTGAAAGATAAGGATGTGGAGCTCTACCTGAAACTG CAAGAGCAGAACATCAAGCCTCAGTTCTTTGCCTTCCGCTGGCTGACACTGCTGCTGTCCCAGGAGTTCTTGCTGCCTGACGTCATCCGCATCTGGGACTCCCTCTTCGCCGATGACAACCGCTTTGACTTCCTCCTCCTCGTCTGCTGCGCCATGCTCAT GCTGATCCGGGAGCAGTTGCTGGAAGGGGACTTCACTGTGAATATGCGGCTGCTGCAG GACTACCCCATCACAGATGTCTGCCAGATCCTGCAGAAAGCCAAGGAGCTCCAAGACTCAAAGTAG
- the TBC1D13 gene encoding TBC1 domain family member 13 isoform a (isoform a is encoded by transcript variant 1) translates to MSSLHKSRIADFQDVLKEPSIALEKLRELSFSGIPCEGGLRCLCWKILLNYLPLERASWTSILAKQRELYAQFLREMIIQPGIAKANMGVSREDVTFEDHPLNPNPDSRWNTYFKDNEVLLQIDKDVRRLCPDISFFQRATDYPCLLILDPQNEFETLRKRVEQTTLKSQTVARNRSGVTNMSSPHKNSVPSSLNEYEVLPNGCEAHWEVVERILFIYAKLNPGIAYVQGMNEIVGPLYYTFATDPNSEWKEHAEADTFFCFTNLMAEIRDNFIKSLDDSQCGITYKMEKVYSTLKDKDVELYLKLQEQNIKPQFFAFRWLTLLLSQEFLLPDVIRIWDSLFADDNRFDFLLLVCCAMLMLIREQLLEGDFTVNMRLLQDYPITDVCQILQKAKELQDSK, encoded by the exons ATGTCAAGTCTGCACAAGAGCCG AATTGCAGATTTCCAGGATGTCCTGAAGGAGCCCTCAATTGCATTGGAAAAGCTGCGGGAACTCAGCTTTAGTG GCATCCCCTGTGAGGGCGGACTGCGGTGCCTCTGCTGGAAG ATTCTCTTGAACTACCTTCCCTTGGAGAGAGCCTCATGGACCTCCATCCTGGCCAAGCAGAG GGAGCTGTATGCCCAGTTCCTGAGGGAAATGATCATCCAGCCTGGCATTGCCAAGGCCAACATGGGTGTGTCCAGGGAGGATGTGACTTTTGAGGACCAT CCACTCAACCCCAACCCTGACAGCCGGTGGAACACGTACTTCAAGGACAACGAGGTGCTGCTGCAGATCGACAAAGATGTCCG GAGGTTGTGCCCAGACATTTCCTTCTTCCAGAGGGCCACTGACTACCCTTGCCTCCTCATCCTGGACCCCCAGAATGAGTTTGAAACCCTTCGTAAGAGAGTGGAACAGACAACACTGAAATCTCAGACGGTGGCCCGGAACCGGAGTGGGGTCACAAAT atGAGCTCCCCACACAAGAACTCTGTGCCATCATCCCTAAATGAGTATGAGGTGCTGCCCAATGGCTGTGAGGCCCACTGGGAGGTGGTGGAGCGGATCCTGTTCATCTACGCCAAGCTCAACCCTGGCATCGCTTATGTGCAAGGCATGAATGAAATCGTGGGGCCCCTCTACTACACCTTTGCCACCGACCCCAATAGTGAGTGGAAAG AGCACGCCGAGGCAGACACCTTTTTCTGCTTCACCAACCTCATGGCCGAGATCCGGGACAACTTTATCAAGAGCCTGGATGACTCGCAGTGTGGCATCACCTACAAGATGGAGAAGGTTTACTCCACCTTGAAAGATAAGGATGTGGAGCTCTACCTGAAACTG CAAGAGCAGAACATCAAGCCTCAGTTCTTTGCCTTCCGCTGGCTGACACTGCTGCTGTCCCAGGAGTTCTTGCTGCCTGACGTCATCCGCATCTGGGACTCCCTCTTCGCCGATGACAACCGCTTTGACTTCCTCCTCCTCGTCTGCTGCGCCATGCTCAT GCTGATCCGGGAGCAGTTGCTGGAAGGGGACTTCACTGTGAATATGCGGCTGCTGCAG GACTACCCCATCACAGATGTCTGCCAGATCCTGCAGAAAGCCAAGGAGCTCCAAGACTCAAAGTAG